A single window of Toxotes jaculatrix isolate fToxJac2 chromosome 4, fToxJac2.pri, whole genome shotgun sequence DNA harbors:
- the scoca gene encoding short coiled-coil protein A isoform X1: MEAEVDEGDGTFTNISLADDKVDGQSAVLYTKQENELPIMNCDINGDMENQVEMEEKTRLINQVLELQHTLEDLSARVDAVKEENLKLKSENQVLGQYIENLMSASSVFQTTDAKSKRK; encoded by the exons ATGGAGGCCGAGGTGGACGAGGGCGATGGGACATTCACTAACATCTCTCTGGCAGACGACAAAG TGGACGGTCAGTCTGCAGTCCTGTACACTAAACAGGAGAACGAGCTTCCCATCATGAACTGCGACATAAATG GAGACATGGAGAACcaggtggagatggaggagaagacaAGGTTAATAAATCAAGTTTTGGAGCTTCAGCACACACTGgaag ACCTGTCAGCCCGGGTCGATGCAGTCAAGGAGGAGAACCTGAAGTTGAAGTCGGAGAACCAGGTCCTCGGCCAGTACATCGAGAACCTCATGTCGGCCTCCAGTGTTTTCCAGACCACCGACGCTAAGAGCAAACGGAAGTGA
- the scoca gene encoding short coiled-coil protein A isoform X2, with translation MEAEVDEGDGTFTNISLADDKVDGQSAVLYTKQENELPIMNCDINDMENQVEMEEKTRLINQVLELQHTLEDLSARVDAVKEENLKLKSENQVLGQYIENLMSASSVFQTTDAKSKRK, from the exons ATGGAGGCCGAGGTGGACGAGGGCGATGGGACATTCACTAACATCTCTCTGGCAGACGACAAAG TGGACGGTCAGTCTGCAGTCCTGTACACTAAACAGGAGAACGAGCTTCCCATCATGAACTGCGACATAAATG ACATGGAGAACcaggtggagatggaggagaagacaAGGTTAATAAATCAAGTTTTGGAGCTTCAGCACACACTGgaag ACCTGTCAGCCCGGGTCGATGCAGTCAAGGAGGAGAACCTGAAGTTGAAGTCGGAGAACCAGGTCCTCGGCCAGTACATCGAGAACCTCATGTCGGCCTCCAGTGTTTTCCAGACCACCGACGCTAAGAGCAAACGGAAGTGA
- the scoca gene encoding short coiled-coil protein A isoform X3 → MNCDINGDMENQVEMEEKTRLINQVLELQHTLEDLSARVDAVKEENLKLKSENQVLGQYIENLMSASSVFQTTDAKSKRK, encoded by the exons ATGAACTGCGACATAAATG GAGACATGGAGAACcaggtggagatggaggagaagacaAGGTTAATAAATCAAGTTTTGGAGCTTCAGCACACACTGgaag ACCTGTCAGCCCGGGTCGATGCAGTCAAGGAGGAGAACCTGAAGTTGAAGTCGGAGAACCAGGTCCTCGGCCAGTACATCGAGAACCTCATGTCGGCCTCCAGTGTTTTCCAGACCACCGACGCTAAGAGCAAACGGAAGTGA
- the scoca gene encoding short coiled-coil protein A isoform X4, protein MNCDINDMENQVEMEEKTRLINQVLELQHTLEDLSARVDAVKEENLKLKSENQVLGQYIENLMSASSVFQTTDAKSKRK, encoded by the exons ATGAACTGCGACATAAATG ACATGGAGAACcaggtggagatggaggagaagacaAGGTTAATAAATCAAGTTTTGGAGCTTCAGCACACACTGgaag ACCTGTCAGCCCGGGTCGATGCAGTCAAGGAGGAGAACCTGAAGTTGAAGTCGGAGAACCAGGTCCTCGGCCAGTACATCGAGAACCTCATGTCGGCCTCCAGTGTTTTCCAGACCACCGACGCTAAGAGCAAACGGAAGTGA